The following coding sequences lie in one Thermodesulfobacteriota bacterium genomic window:
- a CDS encoding CdaR family protein → MPDKNTRPEIINIFRQKKIKWLIVCLVIGVGGYFLRPSSFDETDLLLPVGVDKIPAGLTITGFSPKNIEVRVRGPKSAIKNIGKLKLRYTADLSNVSGGIHSIPLNLKSVGFPKKFSVINVNPAFIEVVADIEIYKKVPVEVSYTGEPAANFFVSDALAEPSSLILRGPKKFLHPLEKVLTKSVDINGAVKSFKKEITLDLPEMIDIVFPSGVLHAEIFLKEKFAIKKISNISVEGKNTKYPYSITPLSINIEIKGPVNILEKLKVKKEIKVYVDLKGLKPGIYVRRAAITLPVKTTLAGVEPEIFTVKIGQ, encoded by the coding sequence ATGCCGGACAAAAATACCAGGCCAGAGATTATTAATATTTTTCGCCAAAAAAAAATAAAGTGGCTCATTGTTTGCCTTGTCATCGGCGTAGGCGGCTATTTTTTACGGCCCTCTTCTTTTGATGAAACCGACCTATTACTTCCTGTGGGTGTTGATAAAATCCCTGCAGGATTGACCATAACCGGTTTTTCGCCAAAAAATATTGAAGTTCGAGTTCGTGGGCCCAAATCTGCAATTAAAAATATTGGTAAGCTGAAGCTGAGATATACAGCCGATTTATCCAATGTGTCCGGAGGAATTCATTCCATTCCGCTAAATCTTAAAAGTGTTGGCTTTCCCAAGAAATTTTCGGTTATAAACGTCAATCCAGCTTTCATTGAGGTGGTCGCAGATATTGAAATATACAAAAAAGTTCCTGTTGAAGTTTCCTATACCGGTGAACCTGCTGCGAACTTCTTTGTTTCTGATGCCTTGGCAGAACCATCTTCGTTAATCTTGCGTGGGCCTAAAAAGTTCCTTCACCCTCTAGAAAAGGTTTTAACCAAATCCGTTGATATCAACGGAGCTGTAAAATCCTTCAAAAAAGAAATCACCCTTGATCTTCCCGAAATGATTGATATCGTTTTCCCTAGCGGAGTACTTCATGCCGAAATATTTTTAAAAGAAAAATTTGCCATAAAAAAAATCAGCAACATTTCTGTAGAGGGAAAAAATACAAAATACCCATATAGTATTACACCTCTATCAATAAATATTGAAATAAAAGGGCCTGTAAATATACTCGAAAAACTTAAGGTTAAAAAAGAAATTAAGGTGTATGTTGATCTTAAAGGATTGAAACCGGGCATTTACGTCAGACGTGCGGCCATTACTCTGCCGGTAAAAACCACCCTGGCCGGTGTAGAGCCCGAAATATTTACAGTGAAAATTGGTCAATAA